The Methanofollis sp. genomic sequence CATGGAGTATCTCCTTGCAAAGGATGTGCTGCGGCCCTGCGACACCCTCATCGCCGAACCGACTCCCCGCCTCTCCCCCTGCATCGGGCAGAAGGGACTGGCGAGGCTCTCCCTCTCCTTTTCCGGCAAACCCGGGCACAGTTCCCTGTACCCGGAGATCGGGCGGAGTGCGATCATGGATGCGCACGTACTCATCTCTTTTCTCCAGGAACTCCACGAACGGGAGTACCCGGTGAGTGGCGAGATGGAGGAGATCATCGCCCGGTCTTCAGGGGTGCTTGAAGGAATTTTCGGGACAAAAGGGCTTGACCGCATTCTCCGCCGGGTGATGTTCAACCCGGGCGTCATCTCAGGCGGAGAAAAGGCAAACATCGTTGCCGAGCGTTGCGACCTTGACCTCGACCTGCGCATCCCGTGGGGGTGCACGACCGGGGAGATCGTCTCCGAGATCGCGTCACATGCGCCCGCGGCGAGGATGAAGGTGACCTCGACCTCCGAACCTTCCTTTACGCCGCCGTCTGCCACGATTGCCACGCGCATCTCTTCGGAGATCGGGCGCGTGTACGGGGAAGAGGCCGTCCCCATCTTCCAGTGGGCAGCGAGCGATGCCAGGCACCTGAGAAAGGCAGGATTCCCGACAGTGGAGTACGGCCCGGGAGAAATAAAAACGATCCATGGCATCGACGAGCGGGTTTCTATTCCTTCGCTCAGGTCAGCCGAAGATATCTACAGTGGCCTCATTCTCTCGTATTGTTGATCCTGCCTCTGTTGAGATGTGGAGAATTTTTATATAGTACAAATTT encodes the following:
- a CDS encoding M20/M25/M40 family metallo-hydrolase, which codes for MEYLLAKDVLRPCDTLIAEPTPRLSPCIGQKGLARLSLSFSGKPGHSSLYPEIGRSAIMDAHVLISFLQELHEREYPVSGEMEEIIARSSGVLEGIFGTKGLDRILRRVMFNPGVISGGEKANIVAERCDLDLDLRIPWGCTTGEIVSEIASHAPAARMKVTSTSEPSFTPPSATIATRISSEIGRVYGEEAVPIFQWAASDARHLRKAGFPTVEYGPGEIKTIHGIDERVSIPSLRSAEDIYSGLILSYC